A genomic segment from Triticum urartu cultivar G1812 unplaced genomic scaffold, Tu2.1 TuUngrouped_contig_4401, whole genome shotgun sequence encodes:
- the LOC125527772 gene encoding glutathione S-transferase T3-like, whose amino-acid sequence MYGVCLVCRTEDEDVTEIGEEMFEAGGGARRPIRTANYTEVEDVLLVKAWSQVGLDAVTGTDQTGKRYWQRIEDKYCKMKPKIATLRARSYRSLQGRWELMKPACARWSAAMDQVRDQPPSGCVESDYEKYADLRYKDMAGSKGKSFPFMHCWALLQHLDKWKLRDQESASKKSNMLKMDDSDEERRNHDKPGGTKKAKERMKMEAEASSLKEKLDQMIKSKEALAAKALEAKLIITERKKEVKLAQLEVKARRCQAQG is encoded by the exons ATGTATGGCGTTTGTCTGGTGTGTCGCACTGAAGATGAAGATGTCACTGAGATCGGAGAGGAAATGTTTGAAGCGGGAGGTGGTGCTCGAAGGCCAATTCGCACGGCGAACTACACGGAGGTTGAGGATGTCCTCTTGGTCAAGGCTTGGTCGCAAGTGGGCTTGGATGCGGTCACCGGCACCGATCAAACCGGGAAACGTTATTGGCAACGCATTGAGGACAAGTATTGTAAGATGAAACCCAAGATTGCCACATTGAGAGCTCGTTCTTACCGATCGCTTCAAGGCCGGTGGGAGTTGATGAAACCTGCTTGTGCTCGTTGGAGTGCGGCTATGGATCAAGTGAGGGATCAACCCCCAAGTGGCTGTGTTGAGAGTGATTAT GAGAAATATGCCGACTTGAGGTACAAGGACATGGCCGGTTCCAAGGGCAAATCCTTCCCATTCATGCATTGTTGGGCATTGCTCCAACATCTTGACAAATGGAAATTGAGGGATCAAGAGAGTGCATCGAAAAAATCGAATATGCTAAAAATGGATGATAGTGATGAAGAAAGAAGAAACCATGACAAGCCCGGGGGAACCAAGAAGGCAAAAGAGAGGATGAAGATGGAAGCGGAGGCATCAAGCTTGAAGGAAAAGCTTGATCAAATGATCAAGTCAAAGGAGGCATTGGCGGCGAAGGCATTGGAGGCAAAGCTTATTATCACCGAGAGAAAGAAAGAGGTGAAACTTGCACA
- the LOC125527771 gene encoding methionine--tRNA ligase, cytoplasmic, which produces MAAAAADFTQSKQAMSYALCKHLNLDPNSISSTLVKENDIASLFSHIVTSPQDEVKKWVEFSSNFVLTDGEQHALLGNLNQHLSQMSVLLAGFKPSAADIIVFATVHVFMCHLSDSELQKYPNILRWMDYIQNVVDFGTMLQKINLTKSIFNPPAPAPSHPKKADKGDGEPNSKKAVAGQKVADKSDGAADSKKAAGENKIPGDKANPASAKNNKPSGDKKKVQEKTAGKATEAAADKAPQKSAEKDSECSVSILNIQVGVIRKAWKHPSADSLLVEEIDLGDGNVRQVVSGLAKFFSPDELVNRHVVLITNVKPGKLRDVMSAGLVLCASNKDHTVVEPLIPPEGAKLGERISFAGFDGKPEDVLNPKKKQLDKITPHLRTDENGIATFRGVPFTTSAGPCRSSVPNADVK; this is translated from the exons AATAGCATATCCAGTACACTTGTCAAGGAGAATGATATTGCGAGCCTATTCTCACATATCGTGACCTCACCGCAGGATGAG GTCAAGAAGTGGGTTGAGTTCTCCAGCAATTTTGTTCTAACTGATGGAGAACAGCATGCGTTACTTGGTAATTTGAATCAACATTTGTCCCAGATGTCGGTACTATTAGCTGGTTTCAAACCATCAGCGGCGGACATTATTGTGTTTGCAACCGTGCATGTTTTCATG TGTCATCTTAGTGACAGTGAGTTGCAGAAATATCCAAATATATTGCGGTGGATGGACTACATTCAG AATGTTGTTGATTTTGGTACGATGCTGCAAAAGATAAACTTGACCAAATCTATCTTCAACCCACCTGCACCTGCACCTTCT CACCCAAAGAAAGCTGATAAAGGAGATGGTGAACCAAATTCCAAGAAAGCTGTTGCAGGACAGAAGGTTGCGGATAAGTCAGATGGAGCTGCTGACTCCAAAAAGGCTGCAGGGGAG AATAAGATCCCTGGGGATAAGGCAAATCCTGCTTCTGCCAAAAACAACAAACCTTCTGGGGATAAAAAGAAAGTCCAAGAGAAAACTGCCGGCAAAGCAACAGAGGCAGCTGCAGATAAAGCTCCACAGAAAAGTGCAGAAAAGGATTCTGAGTGCAGTGTTAGTATCCTGAATATACAGGTCGGCGTTATTCGCAAAGCATGGAAGCACCCATCAGCTGACAG TCTTCTGGTGGAGGAGATAGATTTGGGAGATGGCAATGTGCGTCAAGTTGTTAGTGGTCTTGCGAAGTTCTTCAGCCCAGATGAACTTGTT AATCGCCATGTTGTCTTGATCACGAATGTGAAGCCTGGGAAGCTGCGGGATGTAATGTCTGCTGGATTG GTCTTGTGTGCTTCAAATAAAGATCATACAGTCGTGGAGCCTTTGATTCCTCCGGAAGGAGCCAAGCTTGGAGAGCGCATTTCTTTTGCTGG GTTTGATGGGAAGCCAGAAGATGTTCTAAACCCAAAGAAGAAACAGTTGGACAAGATAACACCG CATCTCCGTACCGACGAGAATGGAATTGCAACATTCCGAGGGGTACCATTCACTACATCAGCTGGTCCATGTAGATCCTCAGTTCCGAATGCGGATGTTAAGTGA